The nucleotide window TGTAAAATCAAAGTGCGAGCCTCTCTTGCTCACACACAACGCACCCACACACAAGCGCGCGCAGGGGGCACAGAACTGAGAGACACCTGGCGATTCTTGGCAAAGGATCTTaacactttttctttaaaattctttatttggGGATTCCACGTAGACCTGCCGCCATAAATTGACCATTTAAAatcttgtttcttttgtttaaactatttttCACAACTTATGCATCTGGTCACCTAGGATTTTGAGCATAACCGAGATGGATCAAGGGCACGAGAGGAGACAGTGGATATCAGCGTTGTCAGCTTTCCGCttgctcatgtgtgtgtgcgcactggAGCGGGTGCTTGCTCAGATTCGGTACTCGGTACTCGAGGAGCGCGAGCACGGCGCATTTGTCGGTAACATTGCCGAGGACTTGGGTTTGGATGTCGCTAGGTTGTCTGCCAGGCGATTCCGCATAGTGTCCGGAGCTAGGAAACAGTATTTAGAGGTCAATTTGGAAAACGGGATTTTGTTTGTGAACGAGAAGATTGATCGGGAGGAGCTGTGTGAGCAGAGTCCTGTTTGTTTCCTGCACTTGCAGGTGGTCATTGAAAACCCACTGGAACTGTACCGAGTGGAAGTTGAGATCTTAGACATTAACGACAACGCTCCGAGTTTTCCGTGGAGCGAGTTCAATCTTGAGATAACAGAGTCTGCCGCGCCGGGTTCACGGTTCCCACTTGAGAGCGCGCAAGACTTAGACGCGGGATCCAACTCGCTCCGCTCATACTTGCTTAGTGCTAATCAACACTTTGTGCTGGATGTACAGACGCGCAACGACGGGAGCAAGTTCGCAGAACTCGTGCTGGAGTCTCCCTTAGACCGGGAGAAGCAGAAAATGCACGAAATGGTCCTAACCGCCGTGGACGGCGGCTCTCCGCTGCGCTCGGGCACTGCTCAGATCATGGTGACAGTACTGGATGCGAACGATAATGTTCCTGTATTCGACAGATCAGTTTACCGGGTGAGCCTGGTGGAGAACGCACCGAGAGGTACATTAGTGCTCAAACTCAACGCTACGGATCTGGACGAAGGCTCGAATGGTGAGATTGTTTATTCGTTCAGCGGACACGCGCCCTTGAAAGTGCGCGAGCTGTTCAGTGTAGATTCTTTTTCGGGTGAAATTAGGGTAAAAGGGATTGTGGACTATGAAAAAGCTAACGTATACGAGTTATATGTACAAGCTAAAGACAAGGGTCCTTCTGCCGTGGCCGTGCACTGTAAAGTACTTGTCGATATATTGGACGTGAATGACAACGCGCCAGAGGTCATCCTGACCTCTGTCTCCACACCTGTTCAGGAAGACGCGCCTCCGGGGACCGTGATAGCCGTGATCAGCGTCATGGATCGTGACTCCGGGGAAAACGGAGCAGTGGACTGTCAGATACCCAGCCACGTCCCATTTAGGcttcattcatcatttaaaaactattacaCTCTGGCGACCAGCGAATTTCTAGACAGAGAGTCCGTAGCCGAATACAACATTACTCTCACAGCGCGAGATTTAGGCTCGCCATCGCTCTCCACTGGGAAAACTATTCATGTTCTTGTGTCAGACGTTAATGACAATCCTCCGCGATTTCTCCAGCCGTCCTACACCGTCTATGTGACCGAGAATAACGCACCGGGTGCATCTATCTGCTCTGTGAGCGCAGTCGATCCAGACTCTAACCAGAACGCTTATCTGTCCTACTCTATTTTAGAGGGTCAAATAAGGGGCATGCCTGTGTCCACGTATGTTTCTATCAACTCGGACAATGGCAATATTTACGCTCTTCGCTCATTCGACTATGAACAGCTCCGCAACTTTCAGATACGAGTTGAGGCGCGAGACGCGGGTTTCCCGCCGCTGAGCGGAAACGTGACTGTCAGCGTGTTTGTGTTAGACCAGAACGACAACGCACCGTTAGTCGTTTCTCCGCTACCAAAGAATGGCACGGCGGCTACTGAGACGGTGCCGAGGTCGGCGGATGCAGGCTACCTCGTAGCAAAAATTACAGCACTAGACGCGGACGCTGGACAAAACTCTCGCCTCTCGTACCAGGTACTGCACGCCACGGACCCGGGTCTATTCAGCATCGCGCTTTACACAGGTGAAATTCGGACCATTCGCCGCTTTGTAGACAAAGACGCCACAAGACACAGACTCGTAATATTGGTCAAGGACAATGGACAGCCCTCTCTTTCAGCAACCGTATCGCTCATTTTGACGCTAGTGGACGGCGTGCCGGAATCGCTGTCAGACCTCGATGACCATCCTCTCAACCGCCGAGCGCCTTCTAATCTCGCCCTCTATCTAATCATCTCGTTGAGCGTCGTTTCGCTCATCTTTCTAGTAGCCATTATCGTACTGGCAGCGCTGAAGTGCTACAAGGACCGTGACTGTCCTGGAGGTTTCGGAGTGTCCTCTTTCGGTGCTGCGTGCTGCACTCTCGAGTCGGAGCCGCCCACAGAAGCATGCAAAAAGTCCAACCTGAATCTGCAGATCTCTACCGGGGCAAAGGTGCCAACGAACTGTGTGGAAAACAGTGCAGGAACCACGGCTCAGAACTACTGTTATAAGGTGTGTCTGACACCCGAATCAGCCAAGAGTGACTTCATGTTTATGAAGTCGTACAGTCCGAGCACGCCAAGGAACAACGCGGCTAAGGAGGCTGAAAATGTGGCGTGGAGCTCACAGAGCCGTGGCTCTTTGGCGAATAACGGAGCGACAACTCCTAACGAGGTAAAACAGCTCTGTCGCACCGACAAAGAATCGGTTGTCTTCTGAGAAATAACACtgttaaaaatcactttttattgCTTGGTAAAACAAGAGGTTAAGGATAATGCGCTTTCACATGTCATAAATCAAACTGTAATATGtcatacacacaaaacaaatctTAATTAACTCAGGGCTagagtttatttttgtttataattatatgTACCCCGCATTCAACGTGAAGAACTGTCACAGGTGCGAACCTGTGCTCAATAAACTCGATCTCAATAAACTCGATTAAAGAAACAAACGAAGGCGTCTCGATCAGCAGCTCTTTTCCACATAATGCGTTCACACAAGGGGTGGATATGACTAATTCCCCTGTATTTCTAGCCTCCATTTGACCGTTCCTCACAGACAGACCACATAGAAGACACAAGGCAAATGCTTTCTTCACACACTgctatattaatacattttcatcCCACTCTCTTTAACATCCTCAGACATTCTGCTTTCCACAGACATGCTCTTTTTTAGACACAGCCTTTCTGTTAAGAGACAGATGCCTAAATTGTTTCTTCgaattcatatttcttttggTCTTTTGTTGATGAATCATTCACAGTTATTAGCATCTGTTTATTAAAGGTGTTTTAATACATATATAGAAGTTGCAACAACAAATCTCAAGGGCATGCGCGCGCTGGCAGCATTTAATGTACAATATGGGACAATACTGTGCACTAGGATAATGGCATAACCTAAACTGTAtaatgtgcttgtgtgtgtgtgtgtgtgagagagagagagtgagagagagagagagagagagcggggagaggtggtggtggtggtggtggtggtgggggggggggggggggggtttggggtagcagagaaaagaaaaggagacagaaaaaagaaaaaatgcgcCTGAGTTATATTTTAAATCCGCTAGATGGAACTATCAGACTGTAAAGGTGCTTAATATAggtctaatttattattaatgacaAGGCCACATGgggttttatttaaagctagATATTTTCATCCTGACAGAAAGAAAGGTGGCAGAAAATCTTAAAGGTTTCAACTTTAAGACTTTAAGGAAAATAGgttcaaataaaatgtgattgtTAAAAGGACACCATAGCTTCACCAGCAGCGTTACCAGCTCCTTTGTAGATAGAAAAATCCAGACTTTCTTTTTAAGGCACACGAGTACGTTTAATCCACGATTAAAAGTATTTGTTTTCCCTAATTAATACGCTGTCTGGCGCGGATTTCTTTGAGCCGTAATATCGCATCTCATTTCATCCCGGTGGTGGTTTAATTTGTGTCGAGGAAGCATTATGAATAACTAATCTGATAACTTGCGTATACGCGCGCTCTCTGTATCACTGGCATAAGGGAATTAATAGAGAGCGGAATCAGTCTGTATCTTCAGTTTTAACTCATAACAAACACGAGCGCTGCTCTTCCTCTCCTGCTGTGCCTCAGCCCACGAAAATGGAACAAGACGTGAGCGCGTGGACTTGAATTTAGCTcaccataaaaaaaagcaatcatTAACACTTTTGACCGCTAGATGGCAGTGACCAATCGCTCACCTGGTAGTCAAtcaaaaaaacctgtaagatcAGTTACATTTGCTCATTTGGCTGACGCTTTAATATGACATCCAACTGAGACTGAATACCACTCAGGTTTAAAGGTTAAAGTTTCATTGTCTTTTCTCCTAAGGACCAACGTGGGGGATTAGTGGTGTTGTGATTTGAATATTCCATATGATTGCCAAAAACCTTATCCACAAAGTGCCACTTTAGTTTGAGTTAAGTGTAATTAAGATTTTAAATGGTATATGCAAAATTTCTATTAATTGGGCTATGTAATACCACAACGGTCATGCTTCTGTCTAGTACACATTTCAAGATATGGTATGATGTGAATTTATGCTCACCCTGtgcatgtttattaataaaatacttaatgctgtttttttcttttgcagttaAAGCAAGACAATACTAATTGGGCTCTTACCAAGAACCAAACGTCAACTTTGAAAAGGTAACTACAACACTcactgttttacacacacacacacacacacacacacccacacacacacacacacacacacacacacacacacacacacacacacacacacacacacacacacacacacaatattatgcAGGAAGACAAGCTTTCACTTATCCAATTATCTATCTAGCAATCTAATATGCAAGCTTCATATGTAAACGATGCTATAAACATGGATCCCCTTCACACAATACTTAATAAGTAAAAATCTGATGATACAGTCACATTTCTACCATAAAAGAAACATCATTATGCtacatatagtgtgtgtgtgtgtgtgtgtgtgtatacatacatatatacaggtccttctaaaaaaaattgcatattgtgataaagttcattattttctgtaatgtactgataaacattagactttcatatattttagattcattacacacaactgaagtagtttaagcctttcattgttttaatattgatgattttggcatacagctcatgaaaacccaaaattcctatctcaaaaaattagcatatcatgaaaaggttctctaaacgagctattaacctaatcatctgaatcaactaattaactctaaacacctgcaaaagattcctgaggcttttaaaaactcccagcctggttcattactcaaaaccgcaatcatgggtaagactgccgacctgaatgctgtccagaaggccatcattgacaccctcaagcaagagggtaagacacagaaagaaatttctgaacgaataggctgttcccagagtgctgtatcaaggcacctcagtgggaagtctgtgggaaggaaaaagtgtggcagaaaacgctgcacaacgagaagaggtgaccggaccctgaggaaaattgtggagaaggaccgattgaagcagtggactgagtctggagtagaaacatccagagccacagtgtacaggcgtgtgcagaaAATGGGCttcaggtgccgcattccccaagtcaagccacttttgaaccagaaacagcggcagaagcgcctgacctgggctacagagaagcagcactggactgttgctcagtggtccaaagtactttatTCGGAGTACTTTGaagaagactggggagagggaaatgccaaaatgcctgaagtccagtgtcaagtacccacagtcagtgatggtctggggtgccatgtcagctgctggtgttggtccactgtgttttatcaagggcagggtaaatgcagctagctatcaggagattttggagcacttcatgcttccatctgctgagagCCTTTATGGAGATGTAGATTACATTTTttagcacgacctggcacctgctcacagtgccaaatccactggtaaatggtttactgatcatggtattactgtgctcaattggcttCCCAACTCTCCTGACTCTCtctcatttctgcaaaaggattcccgaccaagtattgagtgcataactgaacataattatttgaaggttgactttttttgtattaaaaacacttttcttttattggtcggatgaaatatgcagattttttgagataggaattttgggttttcatgagctgtatgtcAAAATCAtccatattaaaacaataaaggcttgaactacttcagttgtgtgtaatgaatctaaaatatataaaagtctaatgtttatcagtacattacagaaaataatgaactttaccacaatatgctaatttttttagaaggatatataatgtgtgtgcatgcaataGTAAGTTTAAGGAATGACTGAGAAAGCACAATGTTTTGTCCTGTTGTATTATCTGTCctttatatataacataataatcAAGATGATCTACATTATGACCTTTCAGTTATAACTCAGTTAATATGGATAGCACACTTATGAGGAAGGTCATGCAGACTGATTCAGAGAACTATGTGAGTCCAGTGGCTGCAGGACAGTACTGGACATGGGGAACACGAATAAGAGGTAAGTGTAACAGTTGCTGGCACATTGTGTATAAAAGTTTATGCTGAAATGTAATTTTGCacttaagattttttaaactatgctatttataaaaataaatagatattttatgcatatgtattattagttgtagTAAATTCTCAAATGAATTCTCTTCACTTAGATATAGAGTAATTTACAATACAACATATATTTTGTTAAGctacactctctcacacacacacacacacacacacacacacacacacacacacacacacacacacacacacacccatacatatAGGTATGTATACAATGTAtgtcaaaaattatttatacaaatcTAATTACACCTATCTCCTAAATACTAATGGCCTAGAGTGCAAGAGATCTTCTCCTGCGACTGGCCTCCCAGACCGAGCATGGACACCCCGCTACACCCCCACGAAAACTCCTCAACAGCAGCAGCCTTCAGGTCAATCACATGGCCATCCTCCACCTGACTACCAACACAATGTCTACATCCCTGGGACTCCATCGGCACTCTGTACACTGCGGCCCAGTAATCGTAGTGAACTTGATGTCCACAACACCTTCTCCACTTTCGGCAAGAAGCGCAAGTTTATCTCCCCTAGTAATTATGACACAAGGGATGAAACAGGTACTGAGGTCATCAATAATGACCTGTATAATGAATAGTGAAATAATGGAGCTGGACTGCAACAGTGTGAAAGAAGGTGGACAAAAAATGTCAAGGGGATGCAAATGctggaaggaaaaaataaagtgaagcagaaaaGAAACTAGAAGACCAGAAATATTAATTGCAACCAAAGCAGAGTCTACTTATCCAAAACATACTGCTCTAATTTTACAGCTACATATGTTTCTGATAAGGGTGGTATGCTTCCCATACCCAGTTTGCTCTTAAAGACTTTTTTGGTTTATGTCTGTCACATTTGTATGTTTGTGGCACATTAAGCATGAGCCAGAATAAGTAAGCTTTAAACTCCAGCAGGGACTGGAAGAACTGACTTAGTGTCAGAGATTAACATCAAATTGTTTAGGGCTGTCTAGCTAAACCTGAATTTATGTTGGTGCAATGTTTCATGCATCTATGTTGGTTTTGGTTGGGTTCTTTGGTTTTCATGCAAAAGCATAATGGTAGGTGAATGCCTACTCTCGGATTTTAAAAGGCCTCTAAAAACACCACTAGGTGTAAATTAGTGTTCCAGTGTAAAACTCCAGATCTGCTGTAACTCTAACTAGGGTAAAGTGGTTCCCATGGGTGaggatagataaataaattaataaaagttatattttaattatgcataattacaATAGTAAAAAGATCATTAAGAATTTTGGGGGTATTCAATGGTTCTATGCAGACCCTTACAACCAAGTGGCTTCAATTCAAAAAGAACTGGGTTTATTCTTCTGTTGAATCATAAGCTAAATAATGACTTACTACTGCTTTTTTAGGAAAACTTAACACACTGTTTAATTGTATGAAGGTCAAAGGTTATGAAACTGCAACATTGATTCACATTGTGACTCACATttgtgacattattattattttattattattattattatgctaaaTTTTTTGACAATCATATTAGGTCAACTGTGAGCATTACATACCCTTTTGGCCATTTTGTGAATTTTCTGTCTTGCAGAAATATCAGGCCATAGCCTTTCATTGATTGGTTGCTCAGTT belongs to Clarias gariepinus isolate MV-2021 ecotype Netherlands chromosome 2, CGAR_prim_01v2, whole genome shotgun sequence and includes:
- the si:ch73-233f7.1 gene encoding protocadherin-10, with the translated sequence MDQGHERRQWISALSAFRLLMCVCALERVLAQIRYSVLEEREHGAFVGNIAEDLGLDVARLSARRFRIVSGARKQYLEVNLENGILFVNEKIDREELCEQSPVCFLHLQVVIENPLELYRVEVEILDINDNAPSFPWSEFNLEITESAAPGSRFPLESAQDLDAGSNSLRSYLLSANQHFVLDVQTRNDGSKFAELVLESPLDREKQKMHEMVLTAVDGGSPLRSGTAQIMVTVLDANDNVPVFDRSVYRVSLVENAPRGTLVLKLNATDLDEGSNGEIVYSFSGHAPLKVRELFSVDSFSGEIRVKGIVDYEKANVYELYVQAKDKGPSAVAVHCKVLVDILDVNDNAPEVILTSVSTPVQEDAPPGTVIAVISVMDRDSGENGAVDCQIPSHVPFRLHSSFKNYYTLATSEFLDRESVAEYNITLTARDLGSPSLSTGKTIHVLVSDVNDNPPRFLQPSYTVYVTENNAPGASICSVSAVDPDSNQNAYLSYSILEGQIRGMPVSTYVSINSDNGNIYALRSFDYEQLRNFQIRVEARDAGFPPLSGNVTVSVFVLDQNDNAPLVVSPLPKNGTAATETVPRSADAGYLVAKITALDADAGQNSRLSYQVLHATDPGLFSIALYTGEIRTIRRFVDKDATRHRLVILVKDNGQPSLSATVSLILTLVDGVPESLSDLDDHPLNRRAPSNLALYLIISLSVVSLIFLVAIIVLAALKCYKDRDCPGGFGVSSFGAACCTLESEPPTEACKKSNLNLQISTGAKVPTNCVENSAGTTAQNYCYKVCLTPESAKSDFMFMKSYSPSTPRNNAAKEAENVAWSSQSRGSLANNGATTPNELKQDNTNWALTKNQTSTLKSYNSVNMDSTLMRKVMQTDSENYVSPVAAGQYWTWGTRIRECKRSSPATGLPDRAWTPRYTPTKTPQQQQPSGQSHGHPPPDYQHNVYIPGTPSALCTLRPSNRSELDVHNTFSTFGKKRKFISPSNYDTRDETGTEVINNDLYNE